A DNA window from Jaculus jaculus isolate mJacJac1 chromosome 1, mJacJac1.mat.Y.cur, whole genome shotgun sequence contains the following coding sequences:
- the Bean1 gene encoding protein BEAN1 isoform X2, which translates to MPEACSPAEDWPPPLDISSDGDVDATVLRELYPDSPPGYEECVGPRATQLYIPTDAPPPYSLTSSCSTLNGALHSGRGHGPSQHEQEPRTRSQSGLRTVSMDTLPPYEAVCGAGSPSDLLQLPGPEPRSRNSQESPTPAWAPDSRPESV; encoded by the exons ATGCCTGAGGCTTGCAGCCCTGCTGAGGACTGGCCCCCACCCTTGGACATCAGCTCTGATGGGGATGTGGACGCCACGGTACTCAGGGAGCTGTACCCAGATTCTCCACCAGG CTATGAAGAGTGTGTGGGACCCAGAGCTACTCAGCTGTACATCCCCACGGATGCACCACCACCGTACTCACTGACCAGCTCCTGCTCCACGCTGAATGGTGCCCTCCACTCAGGCAGAGGCCACGGCCCCAGCCAACATGAGCAGGAGCCGAGGACCCGGAGCCAGAGTGGGCTCCGCACTGTCTCCATGGACACACTGCCCCCCTATGAAGCTGTGTGTGGAGCTGGCTCCCCATCTGACCTACTGCAGCTGCCAGGACCAGAACCAAGGTCAAGGAACTCCCAAGAGTCACCCACCCCAGCCTGGGCCCCAGACTCCAGACCTGAGAGTGTGTGA